The Thiosulfativibrio zosterae genome has a window encoding:
- the fliQ gene encoding flagellar biosynthesis protein FliQ — translation MTPEFVLTLGQKMLEVTVLLSAPLLIPPLIVGLLVGMFQAATQINEMTLSFIPKVASVGIVLVLLGPWMLNTLVSFTRELFENIPALIG, via the coding sequence ATGACACCAGAATTTGTACTGACCTTAGGGCAAAAAATGTTGGAAGTGACGGTGCTTTTATCGGCACCTCTCTTAATTCCGCCACTCATCGTAGGTTTGTTAGTGGGTATGTTTCAAGCAGCCACGCAAATCAATGAGATGACCTTGAGTTTTATTCCAAAAGTGGCCAGTGTCGGCATCGTCTTGGTGTTACTAGGGCCTTGGATGCTGAACACTTTGGTGTCTTTTACCCGAGAGTTGTTTGAAAATATCCCCGCTTTAATTGGTTAA
- the fliR gene encoding flagellar biosynthetic protein FliR, whose product MSFSYAEYLQVLGLYFWPFVRISAMLALVPLYSGVYITVKARIMLAMLITLAVAPTLQMPEPISPFTWHGILVMMQQVGIGLAIGLIFAVVFEAFVIAGHLASMAMGLAMASMVDPSTGVNTPVIGRYYTILVSLLFLLMNGHIFVFKAVLDSFEYLPVGLHFLTPDSVKSVYGFGSVMFEAGVMIALPIVVALLIVNISLGVISRAAPSLNVFAIGFAITILTGFIMIIIVTPLILPNLQTLLTAAFEVIEHFQLND is encoded by the coding sequence ATGTCCTTTAGCTATGCTGAATACTTGCAAGTTTTAGGATTGTACTTCTGGCCGTTTGTCCGCATCTCGGCCATGTTGGCTTTAGTGCCTTTATACAGCGGTGTTTATATCACCGTTAAAGCCAGAATCATGCTGGCGATGCTCATCACTTTGGCTGTTGCGCCTACTTTACAAATGCCCGAACCGATCAGTCCTTTTACTTGGCATGGTATTTTAGTCATGATGCAACAAGTGGGGATTGGCTTGGCGATTGGGTTAATTTTTGCAGTGGTGTTTGAGGCATTTGTTATTGCCGGTCACCTAGCGTCTATGGCAATGGGTTTGGCCATGGCCAGTATGGTTGATCCTTCAACTGGGGTGAATACACCTGTTATAGGTCGTTATTATACGATTCTGGTTTCTTTGCTCTTTTTATTGATGAATGGACATATTTTTGTCTTTAAAGCCGTGTTGGATAGTTTTGAATACTTGCCCGTGGGATTGCATTTTTTAACACCAGATTCAGTAAAAAGTGTTTATGGCTTTGGCTCTGTGATGTTTGAAGCGGGTGTAATGATTGCTTTGCCCATAGTAGTTGCCTTATTAATTGTGAATATTTCTTTAGGGGTCATTTCAAGGGCAGCGCCATCGTTGAATGTTTTTGCGATTGGGTTTGCCATTACCATTTTAACGGGGTTTATAATGATCATTATCGTGACCCCTTTAATACTTCCGAATTTACAAACGCTCTTGACGGCTGCCTTTGAGGTCATCGAGCATTTTCAGCTTAACGATTAA